Genomic DNA from Oryzomonas sagensis:
CACCGGGTCGAAATTATAGCCCGCATTGGCGCCAAAGCCATACCCGGAATTGTAGTTGGTCGTGGCCGTGACACTGCTGCCCGACACCTTCATGTCGGCATCGTGAAAGATGCTCACGCCGCCCGAGACCCCGAGGTAAGGCCCGGCCGCACAAGCCGACCCGGTCGTTGCCGCCAGAAACAATCCCACCACCAATGCCTTGATTCTCATGCCAAAAACCTCCTTGGATTAAATACGCCCCCCTGTTCCTCGGCGGAACAGGGGGCGAACAACACATGACATAATAGAGCGGAGCTTCCCTGCGGAAACGGAACAGATCGCATCCGATCGATAGATCACTTCTACGCCACGCTCCTGCACATTTCAATCATAATTTCAATATGTTAAAAAAATTAACACTATCCTGGGAGTGTTAAAAAAATTACCATTTCGGCCATCTTTTGAACCCGCTGTTTTCACATTAAAAAAGGCCCCCGGAACACCCCGGGGACCTCTGCTTGTATCATTATGACACAACCGCGAACGACCGCCGGGCTACCCGGTTATGATGTCGGCCATGATGAATGTTTCCTGGATGACGGCATCGGGGTCCTCCATCTTCGAAGCGATAAGCTCCCGTAAATGGAAAAAGGACGGGAGGTTGATCTCATCGATCTTGAGCCCCAAGCCCTGTTCCTGCTCGTAGATCACGGTGGCCGGGAATTGGAATTCCTTCTTCAGGCAACGCGCCTTTACATACACCTGCTGGTTGACGGGGAGCTTGACGGCGGTTTTTATAAACAGGCCCCGCAGGCTTATCTCCGTAACCTCGCCGGATATGGTCCGATCATGGCACTCGATGGTTGCCACTGCCGAGATTTCCACCCTCGTAAATTTTCTCGTGTTCACGGTCATGTCGCCTCACCTCACCCAGGAGTCTGAACGCTGTGTCTGTTTCCAACTGTTCACCATACCATGTCGAACAAAAATTCTCCAATGTCTTAATGCCGATAGGGGACAGGGGACGCCCCATCCCGCGGGAATACTTCGCCGGGGGAAAAAGGGGAGGGCGGATGGTCAGGGGCTGGCGGCGTCCGGACGTGCCTGCAGCAAAAAAAACGATACCCTGTCACGGGAACGGGAGTATACTAAAAAAATTGTAGTAAATACCGGATTTCAGAAGGAAACCACCATGACCCAGATTACGGCAAACGGCGCTCAATCGTACAAGGAGCAACCGGACAGCATCGACAAACTGCTGGAGGCGCTGGACACCTACACCCTCGATCCGCGTTTCGAGCGGTACGCCGACAAGTTCATCTCGCAGGATCAGGAGACCGGCACAACGCGCTTCTTCGGCAGCTTCGTGGATGTACAGCGCGTGTTCGACCTGCGGACCGATGAGCGGGGCCTGGTCGACCGGTTGACCGCCGCCATTCAGAAAAACCGGTCGACGGATTTTTACAAGCAGGCGCGGGCGGCGCACGAGCGGCACCACTAGTTTCCCGTTCGGTTTAGTTCGTACCCGCATCGCTTCCCGCGACTGACCGCGCGGGGCACTGGCCCCATCGGTTTTATGGAAATTATCAGTCCCGTTTCCCCATTTCCTCCGCAATTTCCTCATGTGACCGGCAATTTTTCATTGAAAAGCGGGACGGTTTCAGGCCATAACAGGCCATGGGCGAGATGATGCGTGGGGAAAGGTGCGTGCACAATGGCGTTGCCCGATAGGGAAGCGGCACGGGTGGAGGATCTCTTGGGCGCGTTCTGCCGGGCGCGGAGCGGCGCTGCGGTGACCCTTGCCTACCAGACCAGGGGGAACCGGGTGGCCCTGGTGGAGACCCGCCCCCTGTTCATCGACCCGAACATCATGAACAGCGTGAACGTGGCCCAGTTCGAATTCGACCCGGAGTCGCAGATTTGGACCCTGTACTGGTACGACCGGAAGAACCGGCGCCAGCCGTACCCCACGGGACGCAACCGGGATACCCTGGAAAAACTGGTCGCCGAGGTGGGGGCCGATCCCACCGGCATCTTCTGGGATTAGCCGGCGGCGGTCGGCGGCTTTTCTGCTCAAACGGCGTAGACGTGTGCCGGCAAAGGTAGTAGAATCATAGAAAAAAGGATGGCGGATGCATGCAAGCGGAACGAACGGAACGGAGCGACAAACGCTTCGCCATTAAAACACCGTGCTTGCTGAACATCGGCGGTGCAAAGTACCGTTGCCTGATCGACAACCTCTCGACCACCGGGGCCTCGATCGAGATGGACGGCCCGGTTCGGGAGGGCATCA
This window encodes:
- a CDS encoding DUF3024 domain-containing protein, producing MALPDREAARVEDLLGAFCRARSGAAVTLAYQTRGNRVALVETRPLFIDPNIMNSVNVAQFEFDPESQIWTLYWYDRKNRRQPYPTGRNRDTLEKLVAEVGADPTGIFWD
- a CDS encoding PilZ domain-containing protein — translated: MQAERTERSDKRFAIKTPCLLNIGGAKYRCLIDNLSTTGASIEMDGPVREGIRVGEIGSLKALLLTAVEYRCKVVRVEGAHLGVQFLDT
- a CDS encoding PilZ domain-containing protein, producing MNTRKFTRVEISAVATIECHDRTISGEVTEISLRGLFIKTAVKLPVNQQVYVKARCLKKEFQFPATVIYEQEQGLGLKIDEINLPSFFHLRELIASKMEDPDAVIQETFIMADIITG